One segment of Leuconostoc lactis DNA contains the following:
- the rpoD gene encoding RNA polymerase sigma factor RpoD — protein sequence MATNLSSSKISDIKDYLDSQNISYNSRAKKAELLALAQGKTPEEAAAAGRASKPKAAKKSGIIKSPEYDKAVKALIAEYKPAKEVTYATLSERLAEPFHLDGENIERLMEKVEDAGVAIVDEKGEPAPEVLQAKQNKPSKEELDQAEDTPAGIKINDPVRMYLKEIGRVNLLKGDEEINIAKRIEAGDVEAKQELAEANLRLVVSIAKRYVGRGMQFLDLIQEGNMGLMKAVDKFDYTKGFKFSTYATWWIRQAITRAIADQARTIRIPVHMVETINKLIRIQRQLLQDLGREPLPEEIGAEMDLTPDKVREILKIAQEPVSLETPIGEEDDSHLGDFIEDNEAISPADSAAYEMLRDQLESVLETLTDREENVLRLRFGLEDGRTRTLEEVGRVFGVTRERIRQIEAKALRKLRHPSRSKQLKDFMDDGNI from the coding sequence ATGGCAACTAATTTATCTTCAAGCAAAATCTCAGATATCAAAGATTATCTTGATTCACAAAACATTTCATATAATAGCCGTGCCAAGAAAGCGGAGTTACTCGCTTTGGCTCAAGGTAAAACACCAGAAGAAGCTGCTGCTGCCGGTCGTGCATCAAAGCCAAAAGCGGCTAAAAAGTCAGGGATTATTAAGAGCCCAGAATATGACAAAGCCGTTAAAGCGTTGATTGCTGAATATAAGCCAGCCAAAGAAGTGACATATGCCACTTTGTCAGAACGTTTGGCAGAACCGTTCCATTTAGATGGTGAAAATATTGAACGTTTGATGGAAAAAGTTGAAGATGCTGGTGTGGCCATCGTGGATGAAAAGGGTGAACCAGCACCAGAAGTCTTGCAAGCTAAGCAAAACAAGCCTTCAAAAGAAGAACTTGATCAAGCGGAAGATACACCAGCCGGTATTAAAATCAATGATCCCGTGCGGATGTATTTGAAAGAAATCGGCCGCGTGAACTTGCTAAAGGGTGATGAAGAAATTAACATTGCCAAGCGTATTGAAGCAGGTGATGTGGAAGCCAAGCAAGAATTAGCGGAAGCTAACTTGCGTTTGGTTGTCTCAATTGCCAAGCGTTACGTTGGTCGTGGGATGCAATTCTTGGATTTGATTCAAGAAGGTAACATGGGCTTGATGAAAGCGGTTGACAAGTTTGACTACACGAAGGGCTTTAAGTTCTCAACTTATGCCACTTGGTGGATTCGTCAAGCCATTACACGTGCGATTGCCGATCAAGCGCGTACTATCCGTATTCCAGTCCACATGGTCGAAACCATTAATAAGTTGATTCGTATCCAACGCCAATTGTTGCAAGATTTGGGTCGTGAACCTTTGCCTGAAGAAATTGGAGCTGAAATGGATTTGACACCAGATAAGGTCCGTGAAATCTTGAAGATTGCGCAAGAACCCGTTTCATTGGAAACACCAATCGGTGAAGAGGATGATTCACATTTGGGCGACTTCATTGAAGATAACGAAGCGATTTCACCAGCTGACTCAGCTGCCTATGAAATGTTGCGTGACCAATTAGAATCAGTTTTGGAAACGTTAACGGATCGTGAAGAAAACGTCTTGCGTTTGCGTTTTGGTTTGGAAGACGGTCGCACACGTACACTTGAAGAAGTTGGTCGTGTCTTTGGGGTTACCCGTGAACGAATTCGTCAAATCGAAGCAAAAGCTTTGCGTAAGTTGCGCCACCCAAGTCGTTCAAAGCAATTGAAGGACTTTATGGATGACGGCAATATCTAA
- a CDS encoding 3-oxoacyl-ACP reductase gives MIEQDYQNKHILVTGAASGIGFSQLETYLAAGANVYALDFQPISLVHPRLQTYQIDLRDHDALTALATDLTNRVDFDILLNTAGVLDDYQPSLATNLAEWQRVLDTNLTPMFILSNAVLPAILARGYGHIINMASIAGFSAGGGGAAYTTSKHAIIGYTKQLAFDYAPQGLHANAIAPGAIATPMNAADFAGEGAMAKQVAAQTPARRWATAQEVADLTLYLTSPQADYINGAVLPIDGGWTLGH, from the coding sequence ATGATTGAACAAGATTATCAAAACAAGCATATTTTAGTAACCGGTGCCGCTTCAGGCATCGGTTTTTCGCAACTTGAGACTTATTTGGCCGCGGGAGCAAACGTCTATGCGTTGGATTTTCAACCTATTTCGCTGGTGCATCCGCGTTTACAGACTTATCAAATTGATTTACGTGACCATGATGCCTTAACCGCGCTAGCGACTGACCTGACCAATCGCGTTGATTTTGATATTTTACTCAACACGGCTGGTGTGCTCGATGACTATCAGCCGTCGTTGGCCACTAATTTGGCAGAATGGCAGCGCGTACTCGACACGAATTTAACGCCAATGTTTATTTTAAGTAATGCCGTATTACCGGCGATACTGGCGCGTGGCTATGGCCATATCATTAATATGGCCTCGATTGCAGGCTTTTCGGCTGGTGGCGGCGGGGCCGCTTATACCACGAGTAAGCACGCCATTATTGGTTATACCAAGCAGCTCGCCTTTGATTATGCACCGCAAGGGTTGCATGCCAATGCCATTGCCCCAGGAGCGATTGCGACGCCGATGAACGCGGCTGATTTTGCTGGTGAGGGAGCGATGGCCAAACAAGTTGCGGCCCAAACGCCCGCCCGTCGTTGGGCCACTGCGCAAGAAGTCGCTGATTTGACGTTATATTTAACCAGTCCACAGGCTGACTACATTAATGGCGCGGTTTTGCCGATTGATGGGGGCTGGACGCTGGGGCATTAA
- a CDS encoding uracil-DNA glycosylase family protein, protein MSILEEIMADPENAVFTQKGWQPIFSAPATAKIVIIGQAPSRKVQDSGIMWHDASGDRLRAWLGVDEETFYDSGLFGVIPMDFYFPGKGKSGDKPPRAGIAEKWHPRLLAQMPDVELMILIGAYAQRYYLDLSPKDTITATVKNYAHYLPRYFPIVHPSPRNNIWLKKNPWFSQDVVPALQTTVHNILK, encoded by the coding sequence ATGTCAATTTTAGAAGAAATTATGGCGGATCCGGAAAATGCGGTTTTCACCCAAAAGGGTTGGCAACCCATTTTTTCGGCACCAGCAACGGCCAAAATTGTCATTATTGGCCAAGCACCGAGCCGAAAAGTGCAAGATAGTGGGATTATGTGGCATGATGCCTCTGGGGACCGCTTGCGTGCGTGGTTGGGGGTTGATGAAGAGACCTTTTATGATTCTGGTTTGTTTGGTGTTATTCCGATGGATTTTTATTTCCCGGGCAAGGGCAAGTCGGGGGATAAGCCACCACGTGCCGGGATAGCTGAGAAATGGCATCCACGTCTTTTGGCGCAAATGCCTGATGTTGAACTGATGATTTTAATTGGCGCTTATGCGCAACGGTACTATCTCGACTTATCACCAAAGGATACCATCACAGCAACGGTGAAAAATTATGCGCATTATTTGCCGCGCTATTTCCCGATTGTCCATCCGTCACCACGGAATAATATTTGGCTGAAAAAGAATCCGTGGTTTTCACAGGACGTTGTGCCAGCACTACAAACCACCGTTCACAATATTTTAAAATAA
- a CDS encoding QueT transporter family protein, producing MQKNLTTTNGRQAHNITLIAVVAAIYAAITFVIQPVAFGPVQLRASEGLNHLAAWNKRYVVALGIGVFIANLVSPLGWIDWVFGTLGTVIMTGVTYLLARRVTSALIKIIISTVVVSTLGMAILAAEFTFAFNIGASGAFPSGAKGGLMAQWLAYYVSLVPGELASLIIGGVVIYALSKIVDLSK from the coding sequence ATGCAAAAAAATTTAACAACAACTAACGGCCGTCAGGCACATAACATCACGCTAATTGCCGTAGTAGCTGCGATTTACGCAGCGATTACGTTCGTGATTCAACCCGTGGCTTTTGGGCCAGTCCAATTACGCGCTTCAGAAGGGCTCAATCATTTGGCCGCTTGGAACAAGCGCTATGTGGTGGCATTAGGTATTGGGGTCTTTATTGCAAACTTAGTGTCACCGCTTGGTTGGATTGACTGGGTATTTGGGACATTAGGGACAGTGATTATGACGGGTGTAACGTATCTTTTGGCACGGCGTGTCACTAGCGCGTTAATCAAAATTATTATCAGTACAGTTGTCGTATCAACGCTGGGTATGGCGATTTTAGCAGCCGAATTTACCTTTGCCTTTAATATTGGCGCTAGCGGTGCCTTTCCTTCAGGAGCTAAAGGTGGTCTGATGGCGCAATGGTTGGCGTATTATGTAAGTTTAGTACCAGGTGAATTGGCCTCACTGATTATTGGTGGTGTCGTGATTTACGCGTTAAGTAAGATTGTGGATTTGAGCAAATAA
- the pnuC gene encoding nicotinamide riboside transporter PnuC has protein sequence MNTLTNSAATGWTNIKFGLQALPKQLRYTFSLRENIRDLTALTKTSRIMMGLMLSATVVAFILGQNFGFIGWISLITGIATVMNLILVDQGRLTNYSWGVLGCAVWLIVALNNHLIGDIASQSFYFVMQFVGISVWHKNKGRDNTVQAKKLSAKNAVLYLIMTFVIYGIVLGISHSLHGAQIYLDATLLPLGIIGQVLMTYGYRSQWIAWIVLDVINVIIWTRALQADPSAGATSMLALQIMMLINSFYGQYMWLKKSQTA, from the coding sequence ATGAATACCTTAACAAACTCGGCTGCCACCGGTTGGACCAACATTAAATTTGGTCTCCAGGCGTTGCCAAAACAACTCCGGTACACCTTCAGTTTACGCGAGAATATACGTGATCTGACAGCATTAACCAAAACCTCACGCATCATGATGGGGTTAATGCTAAGCGCAACTGTTGTCGCGTTTATTTTAGGTCAAAACTTTGGTTTTATTGGTTGGATCAGCTTGATAACTGGTATCGCGACGGTCATGAATCTGATTTTAGTGGATCAGGGCCGCTTAACAAATTACAGCTGGGGGGTTCTTGGTTGTGCGGTGTGGTTAATTGTTGCTTTAAATAATCATCTGATCGGTGATATTGCGTCGCAATCTTTTTATTTTGTGATGCAGTTTGTCGGTATCTCAGTTTGGCATAAAAATAAAGGGCGCGACAATACGGTACAAGCCAAAAAACTATCAGCTAAAAATGCCGTATTGTATCTGATCATGACCTTTGTGATTTATGGGATTGTTTTAGGTATTAGTCACTCGCTGCATGGTGCCCAAATTTACCTTGATGCGACACTTTTACCGCTTGGCATCATTGGGCAAGTCTTGATGACCTATGGGTATCGCTCGCAGTGGATCGCTTGGATTGTATTAGACGTTATTAACGTGATTATCTGGACAAGAGCCTTGCAAGCAGACCCATCTGCTGGGGCAACGTCGATGCTCGCTTTGCAAATCATGATGTTAATTAATTCATTTTATGGTCAATATATGTGGTTAAAAAAGTCACAAACCGCTTAA
- a CDS encoding SLC13 family permease, protein MITVVKRIYTDKTFLVTLGLAIVALIFGQVSPKDIDSHTILALLSLLVIVTIYGQLHVLTYIANTIVVKCRTTRDIIGVMLLFSFIGSMFFTNDVAILTLVPIFFKISKQINIGKIVPISLLTIYANLGSALTPFGNPQNLYLVSYYHLSLPHFMTLSLPIGVIGFLSLGIVTLFFPAQPIPAMTTTAQPIDRQKVRWLLLATVLVLLGILSILPIWIAVGVSLLAAALLDRQVLVKVDYGILLMFINFFIIVGAISRLPAIHHLLSFTTDTTLKTFFAGVISSQVISNVPAAVLLSKFTTHVTGLYLGVTVGGLGTLIASLANLLALRQYQLFDHERSSYRFFKTFTWLNVVYLVIFMVIGSLICLWLT, encoded by the coding sequence ATGATCACAGTAGTCAAAAGAATTTATACCGATAAAACGTTTTTGGTCACGTTGGGCTTAGCCATCGTTGCCCTTATTTTCGGCCAAGTGTCGCCGAAAGATATTGATAGTCATACCATTTTGGCCCTGCTATCACTGCTGGTCATCGTGACGATTTACGGCCAATTACATGTCCTGACCTACATTGCCAACACAATTGTGGTAAAATGTCGTACAACCCGAGATATCATTGGGGTGATGCTCCTCTTTTCATTTATTGGTTCAATGTTTTTTACCAATGATGTGGCCATTTTGACGCTCGTGCCCATCTTTTTTAAGATCAGTAAACAAATTAATATTGGCAAAATTGTCCCGATTAGTTTATTAACCATCTATGCGAACCTCGGTAGTGCTTTGACGCCGTTTGGTAACCCACAAAATCTTTATCTCGTCTCTTATTATCACCTCAGCTTACCGCATTTTATGACTTTATCACTACCAATTGGTGTGATTGGTTTTCTAAGCTTAGGTATCGTGACCCTATTTTTCCCAGCCCAACCGATCCCAGCCATGACAACAACAGCACAGCCCATCGACCGCCAAAAAGTCCGTTGGCTCTTGCTCGCTACTGTACTGGTTTTGCTCGGTATCTTATCAATCTTACCCATTTGGATTGCCGTTGGTGTCAGTTTATTAGCCGCTGCTCTGTTGGATCGCCAAGTTCTCGTCAAAGTGGACTACGGTATTTTATTAATGTTCATCAATTTTTTCATCATTGTCGGTGCCATTAGTCGCTTACCAGCCATTCACCACCTCTTGTCATTCACAACAGACACAACACTCAAAACATTTTTTGCCGGCGTCATCAGTAGCCAAGTGATTAGTAACGTGCCCGCTGCGGTATTGCTCTCTAAATTCACCACACACGTGACCGGTTTGTATCTGGGCGTCACCGTTGGTGGTTTAGGAACGCTCATTGCCTCATTGGCAAATTTACTCGCCTTACGTCAATATCAACTATTTGACCACGAGCGCTCGAGTTATCGTTTTTTCAAAACGTTTACTTGGCTCAACGTCGTCTATTTAGTTATTTTTATGGTCATTGGCAGCTTAATTTGTCTCTGGCTTACCTAA